A region of Fusarium keratoplasticum isolate Fu6.1 chromosome 6, whole genome shotgun sequence DNA encodes the following proteins:
- a CDS encoding DUF775 domain-containing protein, translating to MSGPLFGIVPAGQPLITEPASAPSPTSFLYSLPTSKSFSHIVVFMLPGVSLPPNTAAAIYLATAQDVAAAAQSGGTPNFRFLGGIGPGKESAMFKVSGGGDASGLMVGVSVEPEESVGQRLQELAANKASNSSSGGQPSTTVLAQRIIQNAFNFLSSFSGTAGPGGVEVVPLKAFEDWWRKFESRVRADPSFLEKQSN from the coding sequence ATGTCGGGTCCTCTCTTCGGCATCGTCCCCGCGGGACAGCCCTTGATCACCGAGCCAGCCTCAGCCCCCTCACCAACCTCATTCCTCTACTCCCTCCCCACCTCAAAGTCATTCTCACACATTGTCGTCTTTATGCTCCCCGGCGTCTCCCTCCCTCCTaacaccgccgccgccatctaCCTCGCCACCGCTCAGGAcgttgccgccgccgcccagTCTGGCGGAACCCCCAACTTCCGCTTCCTCGGCGGGATTGGCCCGGGCAAGGAGAGCGCCATGTTCAAGGTCAGCGGGGGCGGCGATGCGAGCGGCCTTATGGTCGGAGTGTCTGTTGAGCCTGAGGAGTCGGTTGGCCAGCGGCTACAGGAGCTCGccgccaacaaggccagcaacAGCTCATCAGGGGGTCAGCCCAGCACCACCGTACTGGCTCAGCGCATTATCCAGAACGCCTTCAACTTCCTATCGAGCTTCAGCGGGACAGCAGGCCCTGGCGGCGTCGAGGTTGTGCCACTGAAAGCGTTTGAGGACTGGTGGCGCAAATTTGAGTCAAGAGTTCGCGCAGATCCTAGtttcctcgagaagcaaTCGAATTGA
- a CDS encoding Nudix hydrolase domain-containing protein: MAKTSIDLIDDVDMFPYADTDPDAFTKMNAGLYTLVWEDAQGTYPIGYILDRVFQELLKVPEDVRGKMEYDTEKRTVALFKEPTEQERTRRVAALGDYWRQNKTFPLLRGWRNELWPVYGRTGELLFSMERAAMGLIGTMRYGVHMIAYVRDETAPHGLRLWVPTRARNKSTFPSMLDNTVAGGLMTGEDPFECVIREADEEASLPDETVRKGAKFVGNVTYIYITDAGQVGEGGFIYPECQWVYHLELPSDVVPQPKDGEAERFDLCDVDQVKADLAKGRFKPNCALVTLDFFIRHGILTQENEPEIEQIKRRVRRDIPFPGPHQSNWRPA; the protein is encoded by the exons ATGGCTAAAACTAGCATCGACTTGATCGACGATGTTGACAT GTTCCCGTATGCCGATACCGACCCTGATGCGTTCACCAAGATGAACGCTGGTCTCTACACTCTCGTATGGGAAGATGCTCAGGGCACTTATCCCATCGGTTATATCCTCGACCGTGTCTTTCAAGAGCTCCTCAAGGTGCCCGAGGACGTCCGGGGCAAGATGGAGTATGACACAGAGAAACGGACCGTTGCGCTCTTCAAGGAGCCCACAGAGCAGGAGCGCACTCGCCGTGTTGCGGCTCTAGGGGACTACTGGCGCCAGAACAAGACATTTCCCTTGCTCCGTGGCTGGCGCAACGAGCTCTGGCCTGTCTACGGCCGCACTGGTGAGCTACTGTTTAGTATGGAGCGTGCGGCGATGGGTTTGATTGGAACGATGCGATATGGCGTCCACATGATTGCCTACGTTCGGGATGAGACTGCACCACATGGCCTTCGGCTCTGGGTGCCTACACGTGCCCGGAACAAGTCAACGTTTCCTAGCATGCTCGACAACACGGTAGCTGGCGGCCTCATGACAGGCGAGGATCCTTTTGAGTGTGTCATCCGAgaagccgacgaggaggccagcCTCCCAGACGAGACTGTCCGTAAGGGTGCCAAGTTTGTCGGCAACGTCACATATATCTACATCACGGATGCAGGGCaggtcggcgagggcggctTTATTTATCCCGAGTGCCAATGGGTCTATCACCTCGAGCTCCCCAGCGACGTGGTGCCCCAGCCCAAGGAcggcgaggccgagaggTTCGACCTGTGCGACGTCGACCAGGTCAAGGCGGACCTCGCCAAGGGGCGCTTCAAGCCAAACTGCGCGCTCGTCACGCTCGACTTTTTCATCCGACACGGAATCCTCACCCAGGAAAACGAGCCCGAGATTGAACAGATCAAACGGAGGGTGCGCCGTGACATTCCTTTCCCAGGTCCACACCAGAGCAACTGGCGCCCGGCTTGA
- a CDS encoding SEC7 domain-containing protein: protein MNRDEQQPVTMESPRPSGVSSFEHRTLPPRMQYRSRPVSVAVDPVSLVISECISITSAIQKHARSPHSSVSAILGGSPNPVHLGPPSPSPRGRSKSPAARLSDDASHDGLTNRWGLRGQRGKSMQDNPMITGFGKLRHELAGVKDIRSFDAPAILAPFLHVIQAKGTAAPITILALGALRKFLAYGFICPESPRFALAMQSLSAAVTHCQFDISDSGQVEVVLLMILNLMEDMMSGPGGDILSDESVCDMMGRGLAICSQPRFSPVLRRTAEASMVRMCQIIFEDIKHLEFEAGEDADALEQQVDDDLDSVRMEAPAPEAEGLSAEPTSLGLSGTATPDPERSSRETASNSETPQATASEPTEETESVDLRPYSLPSVRELFRVLVNFLDPQERQHTDNMRVMALRIIHVALEVSGPFISRHPALAVIAEDRLCCYLFQLVRSDNMAILQESLTVAGTLLATCRGVLKLQQELFLSYLVTCLHPKIEIPREPGIEPSLYSGIPLNPKPNSGRATPVPVGERQKLGLEGGARKPDARQAMVESLGVLSRMPTFMAELFINYDCDVDRADLCEDMIGLLSRNALPDSATWSTTSVPPLCLDALLRYIQFIAERLVDDPVTDGYPDPAILREQRRRKKIIIKGAGKFNEKPKAGLGYLEAQGIIENASDPVAVAKFLKGTSRINKKVLGDFLSKRGNEAILEAFLDSFDFSGKRVDEALRQFLESFRLPGEAPLISTIVESFSDKYCSNDTTEEVADKDAVYILTYAIILLNTDQHNPNLDAKKRMTLEDFSKNLRGTNNGKNFAPEYLQVIYESIKSNEIILPDEHDNKHAFDYAWRELLLKTESTGSLIICDTNIYDADMFATTWKPIVSTLSYVFMSATDDAVFARIVTGFDECARIATKYRNTEALDQIVYVLSHMSTLATESPFNTSLNTEVQAGDGSVMVSELAVKLGRDFRAQLATLVLFRVVTDSEELIHKSWKYIIRIWLNLFTNSLIPSFSPSSLTAMPLPPIPLQTPSQVIDRVARNAETGFFSAFTSYISSYAADDPPEPSDEELESTLCTIDCIKSCKMNAVFDNLAKLDASVAKAVVEALIDQLPEDSTTTVISVKHESMPGSPTNGHVPPSGHLRYDPSVTYLLEFCTLLATRDEESIEDMGKVVFDTLQGVLRDSGQYHAITVSRAAFYALKLLKTGYDHDFVNVPFLLHTISSLPQDALGKNSDLVLQGLALCIDESGPLRREMMTSPDFWAILRALAKRPEAAALVFEILEKGTTGTPPAIMADNYEAAISLLNDFASAASPKHSVIQTRSPRPQRSNPPKQDKKRQAEAVARGSKAVNMLYNMTDRIPHLMQQSQLESSEAWSAYWLPIFQALTTQCANPCRDVRQLAFSALQRSLLSPELTCSDPKEWTAIFGKVLFPLIIQLLKPEVFSSDRDGMSEMRVQSASLLCKVFLQYLVLLSEWDGMLDLWIKIIEIMDRLMNSGQGDSLEEAVRENLKNVLLFMASSGYLVSPNKDSSKEELWSETWKRIDRFLPDLRGDLALDEPAVEEKAERKSVEKKEEHQEQAEEGSDKVEEKSEEAEEAEKKEEKKEEASEEQ, encoded by the exons ATGAATCGCGATGAACAGCAACCCGTAACGATGGAGAGCCCTCGGCCCTCTGGGGTTTCCAGCTTTGAGCACCGCACCCTCCCTCCTCGGATGCAGTACCGAAGCCGACCCGTCTCTGTCGCAGTCGACCCTGTGTCGTTGGTTATTTCAGAATGCATTTCGATAACTTCCGCCATCCAGAAGCATGCGCGATCACCGCACTCGTCCGTGTCCGCCATTCTTGGAGGAAGCCCCAATCCCGTCCATCTTGGGCCTCCTAGCCCGTCTCCGCGCGGGAGGAGTAAGAGCCCCGCGGCGAGGCTCAGCGACGATGCGTCCCATGATGGCCTCACCAATCGTTGGGGACTGCGCGGCCAGAGAGGCAAGAGCATGCAGGACAACCCCATGATCACTGGCTTTGGAAAGTTGAGGCATGAGCTCGCTGGTGTCAAAG ATATCCGGTCATTCGATGCTCCTGCAATCCTTGCACCGTTCCTGCACGTCATCCAAGCCAAAGGCACCGCCGCCCCCATTACGATTCTGGCCCTCGGCGCACTGAGGAAGTTTCTGGCATATGGCTTCATCTGCCCGGAGTCGCCCCGATTTGCCCTCGCGATGCAGTCCCTCTCAGCCGCCGTTACACACTGCCAATTCGATATTAGCGACTCGGGACAGGTCGAGGTGGTACTTCTTATGATTCTAAACCTTATGGAGGACATGATGTCAGGCCCTGGCGGAGATATCTTGAGCGACGAGAGCGTCTGCGACATGATGGGCCGtggcctcgccatctgctCCCAACCACGATTTTCTCCCGTGTTGCGCAGAACCGCTGAGGCTTCCATGGTTAGGATGTGTCAAATCATATTCGAGGACATCAAGCACCTCGAGTTTGAGGCTGGCGAGGACGCCGATGCGTTGGAGCAGCAAGTGGACGACGACCTCGATAGCGTCAGAATGGAGGCCCCTGCCCCTGAGGCTGAAGGTTTGTCCGCCGAGCCCACGAGTTTGGGACTGTCTGGAACAGCGACCCCGGACCCTGAGCGGAGTAGCAGGGAGACAGCGTCAAACTCGGAGACACCTCAAGCCACTGCGAGCGAGCCAACTGAAGAGACGGAGTCTGTTGATCTCAGACCCTATTCTCTGCCTTCTGTTCGCGAGCTTTTCCGGGTTCTGGTCAATTTCCTGGACCCCCAGGAGCGACAGCACACTGACAATATGAGAGTCATGGCTTTGCGCATCATTCATGTCGCTCTCGAGGTTTCTGGGCCCTTCATCTCTCGGCACCCTGCATTGGCTGTTATCGCCGAGGACCGCTTGTGCTGTTACCTCTTTCAGCTGGTGAGATCCGATAACATGGCTATCCTTCAAGAATCTCTCACTGTTGCTGGCACACTACTCGCGACCTGCCGTGGTGTTCTCAAATTGCAGCAAGAGCTGTTCTTGTCTTACTTGGTCACATGTCTCCACCCCAAAATTGAGATTCCTCGGGAACCTGGAATTGAGCCATCTCTGTACTCTGGCATCCCACTGaaccccaagcccaacagTGGGCGAGCGACCCCCGTTCCGGTCGGGGAACGCCAAAAACTTGGCTTGGAAGGGGGCGCCCGCAAACCGGATGCTCGTCAGGCCATGGTTGAGAGTTTAGGAGTGTTGTCGAGAATGCCAACATTCATGGCGGAGCTTTTCATCAACTACGATTGCGACGTTGACCGAGCTGATCTTTGCGAGGATATGATTGGGCTTCTCTCGAGAAATGCTTTGCCGGACTCAGCAACATGGAGCACGACAAGCGTCCCCCCTCTCTGCCTCGATGCCCTGCTGCGATATATCCAGTTCATCGCCGAACGGCTGGTTGATGACCCTGTTACTGATGGTTATCCCGATCCGGCCATTTTGCGGGAGCAGAGGCGGAGaaagaagatcatcatcaagggaGCAGGCAAGTTCAACGAGAAACCTAAAGCAGGTCTGGGCTACCTGGAGGCGCAAGGCATTATCGAGAATGCCAGTGACCCTGTGGCTGtggccaagttcctcaagggAACTTCCCGTATCAACAAGAAGGTGCTCGGTGACTTCCTCTCTAAGAGAGGCAATGAGGCCATCCTTGAGGCTTTCCTCGATTCCTTTGACTTCTCCGGTAAGAGAGTGGACGAAGCCTTGAGACAGTTCCTCGAGTCATTCCGCCTGCCTGGAGAAGCGCCTTTGATTTCTACCATCGTCGAGTCCTTCTCGGACAAGTACTGCTCCAATGATACCACAGAAGAAGTTGCAGATAAGGATGCGGTGTACATTCTGACGTatgccatcatcttgctGAACACCGACCAGCACAACCCGAACCTGgacgccaagaagcgcaTGACATTGGAGGACTTTTCCAAGAACCTCAGGGGAACAAACAATGGCAAGAATTTTGCTCCAGAATACCTTCAGGTCATCTACGAGTCCATCAAGTCCAACGAAATCATTCTTCCTGACGAACATGACAACAAGCACGCCTTCGACTATGCCTGGAGAGAGTTGCTCCTTAAGACTGAGTCTACTGGAAGCCTGATCATTTGCGATACGAATATTTATGATGCCGACATGTTTGCTACGACCTGGAAGCCAATTGTTTCTACCCTGTCTTATGTTTTCATGTCTGCCACGGACGACGCTGTCTTTGCGCGAATCGTCACTGGATTTGACGAATGCGCACGCATCGCCACTAAGTACCGGAACACCGAAGCCCTCGACCAAATTGTCTATGTCCTGAGCCACATGTCTACTTTGGCAACCGAATCTCCCTTCAACACCTCGCTAAATACCGAAGTCCAAGCTGGGGACGGCAGTGTTATGGTTAGCGAGCTCGCTGTTAAGCTGGGCAGGGACTTTAGAGCCCAGCTTGCGACTCTGGTGCTTTTCCGTGTCGTCACTGATAGCGAAGAGTTGATCCACAAGAGCTGGAAATAT ATCATTCGCATATGGCTCAATCTGTTCACCAACTCTCTGATACCATCCTTCTCCCCGAGCAGTTTGACAGCCATGCCTCTACCACCCATCCCCTTGCAAACCCCCTCACAGGTCATTGATCGAGTGGCACGAAACGCAGAGACAGGCTTCTTTTCTGCTTTCACTTCGTACATCTCGAGCTATGCCGCCGATGACCCGCCAGAGCCATCCGATGAGGAATTGGAGAGCACGCTTTGCACTATCGATTGCATCAAGTCTTGCAAAATGAATGCGGTATTCGACAACCTTGC TAAACTTGATGCGTCGGTTGCCAAGGCAGTGGTTGAGGCCCTCATCGATCAACTTCCAGAGGACTCTACAACGACGGTGATCAGTGTCAAGCATGAGAGCATGCCTGGATCTCCCACAAACGGTCACGTTCCTCCATCAGGACACCTCAGATATGACCCCAGTGTCACCTACCTTCTGGAATTCTGCACTTTGTTGGCAACCAGGGATGAGGAGTCTATCGAGGATATGGGCAAGGTAGTTTTCGACACGCTCCAAGGCGTCCTTCGTGACTCGGGACAATACCACGCGATCACGGTGTCCCGAGCTGCGTTCTACgctctcaagctcctcaagacAGGCTAC GATCACGACTTTGTCAATGTTCCTTTCTTGCTCCATACCATCTCAAGCCTACCACAAGATGCACTGGGCAAGAACTCGGATCTGGTGTTGCAGGGCCTTGCACTTTGCATCGATGAATCTGGTCCCTTAAGGCGTGAAATGATGACATCGCCCGACTTTTGGGCCATCCTTCGCGCCTTAGCTAAACGGCCTGAAGCAGCCGCACTGGTATTCGAGATCCTTGAAAAGGGAACTACTGGAACACCACCCGCAATCATGGCCGACAACTATGAGGCGGCAATCTCCTTGCTCAACGATTTTGCTTCTGCTGCCAGCCCCAAGCACTCTGTCATTCAGACACGGAGCCCTCGACCTCAGAGGTCGAACCCACCTAAGCAGGACAAGAAACG CCAAGCGGAAGCTGTTGCGAGAGGGTCCAAGGCTGTCAATATGCTGTACAACATGACGGATCGCATTCCTCATCTTATGCAGCAATCTCAGCTTGAGAGCAGTGAAG CTTGGTCGGCGTACTGGTTGCCAATCTTCCAGGCCCTGACAACGCAATGCGCAAACCCTTGCAGAGATGTTCGACAACTGGCCTTCTCCGCCCTGCAGCGATCTCTGCTTTCACCAGAGCTGACCTGCAGTGACCCGAAGGAATGGACTGCTATCTTTGGCAAGGTTCTATTTCCCTTGATCATCCAACTCCTCAAGCCAGAGGTTTTCTCATCTGACCGAGATGGAATGAGTGAGATGAGAGTCCAGTCCGCCTCCCTTCTTTGCAAAGTGTTCCTCCAGTATCTGGTGCTCCTTTCCGAATGGGATGGCATGCTGGATCTCTGGATTAAGATCATCGAGATTATGGATCGCCTCATGAACAGTGGCCAGGGAGACAGCCTT GAGGAGGCAGTTCGAGAAAACCTTAAGAACGTGTTGTTGTTCATGGCCAGCAGTGGATACCTGGTTTCACCAAACAAGGATTCCTCTAAGGAGGAGCTATGGTCAGAGACTTGGAAGCGCATCGATCGTTTCCTGCCCGACCTTCGTGGCGATCTTGCTCTAGATGAGCCTGCAGTCGAGGAAAAGGCTGAGAGGAAGAGTgtggaaaagaaagaagagcaTCAGGAGCAGGCTGAAGAGGGCAGTgacaaggttgaggagaagagtgaagaggccgaggaagcggaaaagaaagaagagaagaaagaggaggcAAGCGAGGAGCAGTAA
- a CDS encoding Elongator complex protein 4, producing MPAPQPKKFFPFKRAPSCNSASFFFLLINISIPTGTMAMPSDPAPVRISKIAGRYLIFDSDAAALLRRNENVNGTLAGTAPQQPTQNIFLGLPVELRPEEAESLVQKKVAFLVDDVAAHQAALRSPNPETKRLYLDSLKTRKQTAQQVFAEKNAKRAIEVAEKHGRPRPTTSRTTPSNADDDALFSSDQPEPNPRQTDAAIKSLGVTPTSSGPLISPGAERTYLAEKPTTGPLCGFLLTSGYYMTPGLRFGAKYSVYPGDPLRFHAHFMANQYGWEEEIPVLDIVAGGRLATAVKKAFLIGSKQPGDEELPDGKMRTFSIEWAAM from the exons ATGCCCGCTCCACAGCCTAAAAAATTCTTCCCCTTCAAAAGAGCTCCGAGCTGCAACTctgcttccttcttctttctcctgATCAACATCTCTATTCCAACAG GTACCATGGCTATGCCTTCAGACCCAGCTCCTGTCCGGATCTCCAAGATCGCAGGGCGCTACCTCATCTTCGACTCGGACGCTGCGGCCCTTCTCCGTCGCAACGAGAACGTCAACGGGACGCTGGCCGGAACGGCGCCTCAGCAGCCGACCCAGAACATCTTTCTCGGTCTACCTGTCGAGCTCCGGCCAGAGGAGGCCGAGTCGCTGGTGCAGAAGAAGGTGGCTTTTCTCGTAGATGACGTAGCTGCCCATCAGGCTGCGCTGCGCAGCCCCAACCCTGAGACGAAGAGGCTATACCTCGACTCGCTCAAGACAAGGAAGCAAACTGCCCAGCAGGTTTTTGCAGAGAAGAATGCCAAGAGAGCCATCGAAGTGGCAGAAAAGCATGGAAGGCCCCGCCCGACCACCTCTCGAACCACCCCTAGCAATGCAGATGACGATGCTCTCTTCTCAAGTGACCAGCCTGAACCCAACCCGCGTCAAACGGATGCTGCAATCAAGTCGCTCGGTGTCACGCCGACATCCAGTGGGCCGTTGATCTCCCCTGGAGCAGAAAGGACATACCTTGCCGAGAAGCCGACTACAGGCCCACTGTGTGGCTTCCTCTTGACCTCTGGCTACTACATGACCCCGGGTCTACGGTTCGGTGCCAAGTACAGTGTCTACCCCGGTGACCCTCTGAGATTCCATGCACACTTCATGGCGAATCAATAtggatgggaagaagagattcCTGTCCTGGATATCGTAGCAGGAGGCCGTCTTGCCACGGCGGTCAAGAAGGCTTTCCTAATAGGAAGCAAGCAACCAGGGGATGAAGAGCTGCCAGACGGCAAGATGCGAACCTTTAGTATTGAATGGGCAGCGATGTAA
- a CDS encoding DNA-directed RNA polymerases I, II, and III subunit RPABC3, with protein sequence MASGDATLFEESFTVTDYDQSKYDRVARISCTSSDSQTVMTLDINIELFPCAVSDTLHVVLSTTLSLDGSKEEEKGWRDVGKNGDAPATIADLYDYVCHGKIYKFEETYDGNTINAYVSFGGLLMSLQGPVKKLTPLRVDNVYLLVKK encoded by the exons ATGGCCAGCGGCGACGCCACCCTCTTTGAGGAATCCTTCACGGTGACCGACTATGACCAGTCCAAGTACGATCGCGTCGCTCGCATCTCGTGCACGTCGAGCGACTCGCAGACGGTCATGACGCTCGACATCAACATTGAGCTCTTCCCCTGCGCCGTTTCGGATACTCTGCACGTGGTTCTGTCGACGACGCTGTCCCTGGACGGAagcaaggaggaagagaagggctGGAGGGACGTTGGCAAGAATGGTGATGCGCCGGCGACGATTGCGGATCTCTACGACTATGTTTGCCACGGCAAGATCTacaagtttgaggagacATATGACGGAAACACCAT CAATGCCTATGTCTCGTTCGGCGGCCTTCTCATGTCACTTCAGGGTCCCGTCAAGAAGCTGACGCCCCTTCGCGTCGACAACGTGTATCTGCTTGTCAAGAAATAG